The genomic window AGCGGCGCGCCGTTCCAGGCGGTTGCGATCTTCCCGGCAGATGCCGTCAGCATTGCCGGGGAGGCCAGTTGCTTCGAGGGGCGCTATTTCTGCCCGACCTGCGGTTCTCCGGTCTATGCGGTAAGCGGGGATGAAGTCGAGATCAGTCTCGGAACTTTCGATGAGACCGACCGGTTCAGGCCGAGCTACGAACTCTGGACCGTCCGCCGCGAATCCTGGCTTCCGCCCCTGCCGGTCGTCCATCGTTACGAGCGTGACCGGGAAGGCGAGGGGCGAACGGAGACCTGACCTGCTTGCGCCGCGCGCCCAAACCGGGCAGATTTGCGCGCGACTGATTTGCGCCGCCTCGGCGCCGGGAGAGATGCGATGAAATTCGGCCGGATGATCTTGAGCGTGACCCTTGTTGCGGCGGCCGCGCTTGTTGCCGCCTGCTCCACCACCTGCGGCAAGCCGGATGTCTGCGATACCGGCACGGCCGCCTATGCGCAGTTTACCGATGAGGATGTCGCCACCATGACGACCAAGCTCGACGGTCTGGCCGGCCTTCCCGCCGCGCAGTAGCCGCTCGAAAGCGGCCACACCCGGCCCGCCCTGTGGCAAGGATGAAACAGAGTATTAGGATTTCTGCCGCAAAATTGACGCAAGCGCAGTTGAATCTTGCGTCGAGCCGGTTTTTCCTGCTCTCGTTTCGTCGATCCTTCGAAGGGTCGTTCAACTCATTGTTCCAAGAGGAAGAAGATGGAAGAGTTCCACAAGGTCAGGCGACTGCCGCCATACGTTTTCGAACAGGTCAACCGTTTGAAAGCGAGCGCGCGAGCGGCGGGCGCCGATATCATCGACCTTGGCATGGGCAATCCCGATCTTCCGACCCCGCAATCCGTGGTCGACAAGCTGTGCGAGGTCGTGCGCGATCCGCGCACCCATCGTTACTCGTCTTCCAAGGGCATTCCGGGTCTGAGGCGCGCCCAGGCGGGGTATTATGCCCGCCGTTTCGGCGTCAAGCTCAACCCGGACACCGAGATCGTCGCGACGCTCGGCTCCAAGGAAGGCTTTGCCAACATGGCGCAGGCGATCACCGCGCCCGGCGATGTGATTCTCTGCCCCAACCCGACCTATCCGATTCACGCCTTCGGCTTCCTGATGGCCGGCGGGGTGATCCGTTCGATCCCGGGGGAGCCGGATGACAGCTTCTTCGGACCGGTTGAGCGGGCGGTGAAGTACTCGATCCCGAAGCCGATCGCGCTGGTGCTCAACTATCCGTCCAACCCGACCGCGCAAGTGGCGAGCCTCGATTTCTACCGCGAGGTCGTGGCCTTCGCCAAAAAGCACGAGATCATCGTGCTCTCGGACCTTGCCTATTCGGAAATCTACTTCGATGGCGCGCCGCCGCCGTCCGTCCTGCAGGTGCCGGGCGCCAAGGACGTGGCTGTCGAGTTCACCTCGATGTCCAAGACCTATTCCATGCCGGGCTGGCGCATGGGCTTTGCCGTCGGCAATGAGCGGCTGATTTCGGCGCTGGCGCGGGTGAAGTCCTATCTCGATTATGGCGCCTTCACCCCGATCCAGGTTGCCGCCACCCACGCGCTGAACGGCGATGGCACGGATATCGAGGAGGTCCGCTCGATCTACCACAAGCGCCGCGACGTGATGGTCGACAGCTTCGCCAAGGCCGGCTGGCAGGTGACGCCGCCGGCGGCGACCATGTTCGCCTGGGCGAAGATCCCGGAGCCGTTTGCCGCGATGGGTTCGCTCGAATTTTCAAAGCTGCTGGTGGAAAAGGCCGATGTTGCCGTTGCCCCCGGCATCGGCTTCGGCGAGCAGGGCGACGATTACGTGCGCATCGCGCTGGTCGAGAACGAGCATCGCATCCGTCAGGCGGCGCGCAACCTCAAGCGCTTCTTCGCCACCACCTCGGTTGCGCCCGACAATATCGTATCGCTGAAGGCGCATCGGTAGTCTGGCCGGAGAGGGCGCGCCCTTTCCGTGCGGTTTGATCAGGAGGGCGTAGGCTTTCCTGATCGCTCAATGTTCATGCCACGTTCATAACCAATAGTGCATTCCTCTGATCAGATTTAGTTTATCCTAGGGAAAGAAACCCCTTTTAAATTAGCTATGATAGCGCTAACATGAATTACAAGAGAACCCTGTGAGAATGGTTTCAAGTTCGGATTTTGCCTGGCTGGCAGGCGAAACCGCACCTCTCGGTAGGGCTTCTAGCGGAGGAACTGCGAATGTGTGAAACCTTCAGCCGAGTTAAGAAGACGATCATCGCCGTCATCGGCTCAGCCGAGCGCGATGTAAACAAAGAAGTCACCTTGGACGACCTCGGCATTAACTCGCTCGATATCGTTGAGCTGGGAATGGCCCTTGAGGATGAGTTCGCTGTGATGATTATGGATGAATATCTGTGCTCCAGCGAAACCGTCGGCGATCTGGTCGAAACTATTCACAAATCGCGCGCCCACTATTCACAACGCGCGCGTCCAGTAGAAGTGTGCGTCCGCGGCGATGATGTAGCAGGGGCGTGAATGCCACCGATCGAAGCCATCCCCGAGCCCGCTCTCCCAAATTTCCCTGTCCTGAATGTTTCATTTGCCGCCGAAACGATCTAAATGAGGCGCGGACGCTTGCGTCCGAACGTGGAATTTTGGTC from Martelella sp. NC20 includes these protein-coding regions:
- a CDS encoding acyl carrier protein — encoded protein: MCETFSRVKKTIIAVIGSAERDVNKEVTLDDLGINSLDIVELGMALEDEFAVMIMDEYLCSSETVGDLVETIHKSRAHYSQRARPVEVCVRGDDVAGA
- a CDS encoding LL-diaminopimelate aminotransferase, which gives rise to MEEFHKVRRLPPYVFEQVNRLKASARAAGADIIDLGMGNPDLPTPQSVVDKLCEVVRDPRTHRYSSSKGIPGLRRAQAGYYARRFGVKLNPDTEIVATLGSKEGFANMAQAITAPGDVILCPNPTYPIHAFGFLMAGGVIRSIPGEPDDSFFGPVERAVKYSIPKPIALVLNYPSNPTAQVASLDFYREVVAFAKKHEIIVLSDLAYSEIYFDGAPPPSVLQVPGAKDVAVEFTSMSKTYSMPGWRMGFAVGNERLISALARVKSYLDYGAFTPIQVAATHALNGDGTDIEEVRSIYHKRRDVMVDSFAKAGWQVTPPAATMFAWAKIPEPFAAMGSLEFSKLLVEKADVAVAPGIGFGEQGDDYVRIALVENEHRIRQAARNLKRFFATTSVAPDNIVSLKAHR
- a CDS encoding GFA family protein; its protein translation is MTDRISGGCLCGRVRIAVSGEPYRVGVCHCLDCRKHSGAPFQAVAIFPADAVSIAGEASCFEGRYFCPTCGSPVYAVSGDEVEISLGTFDETDRFRPSYELWTVRRESWLPPLPVVHRYERDREGEGRTET